A stretch of the Arthrobacter sp. PAMC 25486 genome encodes the following:
- a CDS encoding MarR family winged helix-turn-helix transcriptional regulator, whose translation MASIEATPAPLPPNIYDVNAADPKSQLIDRSAMATEDVAHIGELMAALGRLRTAEQQLSDASLKYMKLNQSDMRALHYLIVTANTETIATPGAIASHLKISTASTTKLLDRLENAGHITRAPHPSDRRALAISITAKTRQAAMDTVGRQQAKRFHAAARLSSAERDVVIRFLDDMTKEIALTDEAWAQPGANSG comes from the coding sequence ATGGCAAGTATCGAGGCAACCCCCGCACCATTGCCGCCCAACATCTACGACGTCAATGCCGCCGACCCGAAGAGTCAACTAATCGACCGATCGGCGATGGCCACCGAAGACGTGGCGCACATCGGTGAGCTCATGGCCGCGCTGGGCAGGCTGCGCACCGCGGAGCAGCAGCTCTCGGATGCATCGCTGAAATACATGAAGTTGAACCAGTCGGACATGCGGGCCCTGCACTACTTGATCGTCACGGCCAACACCGAGACAATTGCCACCCCCGGAGCCATTGCCAGCCACCTGAAGATTTCGACGGCGTCAACCACCAAGCTGCTGGACCGGCTGGAGAATGCGGGTCACATCACCCGGGCGCCCCATCCCAGTGATCGCCGTGCCTTGGCCATTTCCATCACGGCCAAAACCCGCCAAGCAGCCATGGACACCGTGGGGCGCCAGCAAGCCAAGCGATTCCATGCGGCAGCACGGCTCAGCTCGGCGGAACGCGATGTGGTCATCCGGTTCCTTGACGACATGACCAAGGAAATCGCTCTTACGGATGAGGCCTGGGCCCAACCTGGCGCCAATTCCGGCTGA
- a CDS encoding 3-oxoacyl-ACP reductase, which produces MQIKDQIVLITGAGRGLGADVARSFAREGARVVLNYRNSEAAARELAADIGSEHAIALHADVTRADAVQALVTAAADHFGAPITTVINNALPDFSFNGDGRSKADGIGYGEFTAQFSGVVGGALNTIQAVLPGMKDAGFGAIVNIGTNLFQNPVVPYHDYTAAKAALLALTRTFAADLGPSKIRVNMVSGGLLRTTDASAATPEQVFDLIAGGTPLRKVTTPSEFADAVLFFASPWSRAVTGQNLVVDGGLVMN; this is translated from the coding sequence ATGCAAATTAAAGACCAGATTGTACTGATTACCGGAGCCGGCCGCGGACTAGGTGCCGATGTGGCCCGTTCCTTCGCCCGGGAAGGTGCCAGAGTGGTGCTGAACTACCGCAACAGTGAGGCGGCGGCACGGGAACTTGCCGCTGACATCGGATCGGAACACGCCATCGCCTTGCACGCCGATGTCACCCGCGCCGACGCGGTCCAGGCCTTGGTGACTGCCGCAGCCGATCATTTTGGTGCGCCCATCACCACCGTCATTAACAACGCTTTGCCCGATTTTTCCTTTAACGGCGACGGGCGGTCGAAGGCTGACGGCATTGGCTACGGCGAATTTACGGCACAGTTTTCCGGCGTTGTGGGGGGTGCGCTGAACACGATTCAGGCGGTCTTGCCGGGCATGAAGGATGCCGGGTTCGGCGCCATCGTGAATATTGGCACCAACCTGTTTCAAAACCCCGTGGTGCCCTATCACGACTACACCGCGGCCAAAGCTGCTTTGCTGGCACTGACGCGCACCTTCGCTGCCGACCTGGGTCCGTCCAAAATCCGTGTGAACATGGTCTCCGGGGGGTTGCTGCGCACCACCGACGCCTCTGCCGCCACACCCGAGCAGGTCTTCGACTTGATCGCTGGCGGAACACCTCTGCGCAAGGTCACCACGCCGTCCGAATTTGCTGATGCAGTGCTGTTCTTCGCCTCACCTTGGTCCCGGGCCGTGACGGGACAAAACCTCGTGGTCGACGGCGGACTGGTGATGAACTAG